The window agaccccagctaagtcaccaaagaagaaagctgcagctaaaccaaagaaagtagctactcatccaaaatacagcgagatggtcggaaaggctatatctgctttgaaagagcgtggaggctccagccgtcaagccatcctcaagtatatcttagcaaacttcagcgttggtagcgatgcaaaaacagtcaacactcacttgaagttagctctgaaatcaggagtgaagagcaatagcttgaaacagtcgaagggtaccggcgcttctggaagctttaagattggggaagtagctaaaccagctaagaaaccagcaaagaaagtagttaaacctaaagcagccaagccaaagaaggcaaagacacctaccaaaaagactgccgcaaagaaacctgcagcaaagaaaccagcaggtgaaaagaaagcagctaaaccaaaagcaaagaagccagctgcaaagaaacctgctgcaaaacctgctgccaaatctgcaaagaaagccacaaaatctcccaagaagacaaaggctgcagctaaaccaaagaaggcaaagacaccaaagaagaagtaaatgaaggaagcatgatgcttttaaagcttaaacagcccttttaagggctaccaaaatttttcaaaaagaatctgaaattgttgcatggtattagtcacaaataaaatataaagcttgtcccattttctaaatctctctttcttctctgcaatttatttctattataaagtccatgtgaacttgctaagttttactatcttcccctctggatcgtgcagtaaatatttagttttgcttctatcttaaacctgaaaaaaatcttttttatacaaattcttgatctgttcaaaattgctacttcctaactttatatatcaaaaattttaacacttctgtgtctacgaccatatcacgttgaaaacaccggttctcgtccgatcaccgaagttaagcaacgtcgagcccggttagtacttggatgggtgaccgcctgggaataccgggtgttgtagacatttttttgtgttcttataattttgcatttctatcaaacatataattaatgtaaagttttgcttctcaaaaaaattattatatataaatgtttgtcaaaaatgCTACTACCCaaccttatatatcaaaaaatttaacacttctgtgtctacgaccatatcacgttgaaaacaccggttctcgtccgatcaccgaagttaagcaacgtcgagcccggttagtacttggatgggtgaccgcctgggaataccgggtgttgtagacattttttttacgtataattttgtattcctaccaaacataatggttcaatattttttttactaatttatttggatgtaatattcaatgtatttagctatcgaatgaagaaaacagaaaataaatcattcataaatttatttggttttcaatacccatctgcatgttgaaatatttttaagtgaaatacatgcacgTCAAGTTATATACACTTGAGAATTCCACTCCTTCCACATGcatgtggctatatatatattttttttttaaattaggtctttgaaaggtcgtctgtgatcatatggtatccgccatttgtcgtcatttgaaatcgcctctttctttttgaccagggcttatatgattcacatttttttctaaaaggattctaattagcaaaaattcattatagcaaaaacaaataataaacaataaataataattatagtttgtaaagttccagtaaaaacttcgaatatttgaaacgtctttcatctcggtcaaggaagtcccggtttcgaagtttgccatctttgtgtgctttcatatcgaaggcaaaatctaaatttctgggaagtctctttatttctgtgtatatctgaaagcaaaaacatataaagaaatgattttactacaaattcatatcatttttacggcacaatctagtttttgtgaaataatacaacacgttttctgatgaagaatcgcacgagtgaaattgacaagttgtacattaatcgtaaatatttcttcactcgtggtatcttgtttaattcttatgacatattctgaaagataaattcctgctgaaaattttcgtgtatcatttatataacaaaaagtacaatttatttgaaacaaatgattaaaacttgtcgaacaagcacacagattttcttgtcgatctgtttgaattagattgtcatgaaagtttaagggtgctctcgtcgaggtccgcgttagtttgataattacacactgtcagtgatttttgcatatcattgtaatctgtcgttcattcgcacacatcgttcaacaaccaaagccgcaaaatgtctgacgcaccagcaccagtagtaaagaccccagctaagtcaccaaagaagaaagctgcagctaaaccaaagaaagtagctactcatccaaaatacagcgagatggtcggaaaggctatatctgctttgaaagagcgtggaggctccagccgtcaagccatcctcaagtatatcttagcaaacttcagcgttggtagcgatgcaaaaacagtcaacactcacttgaagttagctctgaaatcaggagtgaagagcaatagcttgaaacagtcgaagggtaccggcgcttctggaagctttaagattggggaagtagctaaaccagctaagaaaccagcaaagaaagtagttaaacctaaagcagccaagccaaagaaggcaaagacacctaccaaaaagactgccgcaaagaaacctgcagcaaagaaaccagcaggtgaaaagaaagcagctaaaccaaaagcaaagaagccagctgcaaagaaacctgctgcaaaacctgctgccaaatctgcaaagaaagccacaaaatctcccaagaagacaaaggctgcagctaaaccaaagaaggcaaagacaccaaagaagaagtaaatgaaggaagcatgatgcttttaaagcttaaacagcccttttaagggctaccaaaatttttcaaaaagaatctgaaattgttgcatggtattagtcacaaataaaatataaagcttgtcccattttctaaatctctctttcttctctgcaatttatttctattataaagtccatgtgaacttgctaagttttactatcttcccctctggatcgtgcagtaaatatttagttttgcttctatcttaaacctgaaaaaaatcttttttatacaaattcttgatctgttcaaaattgctacttcctaactttatatatcaaaaattttaacacttctgtgtctacgaccatatcacgttgaaaacaccggttctcgtccgatcaccgaagttaagcaacgtcgagcccggttagtacttggatgggtgaccgcctgggaataccgggtgttgtagacatttttttgtgttcttataattttgcatttctatcaaacatataattaatgtaaagttttgcttctcaaaaaaattattatatataaatgtttgtcaaaaatgCTACTACCCaaccttatatatcaaaaaatttaacacttctgtgtctacgaccatatcacgttgaaaacaccggttctcgtccgatcaccgaagttaagcaacgtcgagcccggttagtacttggatgggtgaccgcctgggaataccgggtgttgtagacattttttttacgtataattttgtattcctaccaaacataatggttcaatattttttttactaatttatttggatgtaatattcaatgtatttagctatcgaatgaagaaaacagaaaataaatcattcataaatttatttggttttcaatacccatctgcatgttgaaatatttttaagtgaaatacatgcacgTCAAGTTATATACA of the Mytilus trossulus isolate FHL-02 unplaced genomic scaffold, PNRI_Mtr1.1.1.hap1 h1tg000586l__unscaffolded, whole genome shotgun sequence genome contains:
- the LOC134702648 gene encoding histone H1-delta-like, whose translation is MSDAPAPVVKTPAKSPKKKAAAKPKKVATHPKYSEMVGKAISALKERGGSSRQAILKYILANFSVGSDAKTVNTHLKLALKSGVKSNSLKQSKGTGASGSFKIGEVAKPAKKPAKKVVKPKAAKPKKAKTPTKKTAAKKPAAKKPAGEKKAAKPKAKKPAAKKPAAKPAAKSAKKATKSPKKTKAAAKPKKAKTPKKK
- the LOC134702646 gene encoding histone H1-delta-like, whose amino-acid sequence is MSDAPAPVVKTPAKSPKKKAAAKPKKVATHPKYSEMVGKAISALKERGGSSRQAILKYILANFSVGSDAKTVNTHLKLALKSGVKSNSLKQSKGTGASGSFKIGEVAKPAKKPAKKVVKPKAAKPKKAKTPTKKTAAKKPAAKKPAGEKKAAKPKAKKPAAKKPAAKPAAKSAKKATKSPKKTKAAAKPKKAKTPKKK